Proteins encoded by one window of Deltaproteobacteria bacterium CG2_30_66_27:
- a CDS encoding rubrerythrin family protein gives MKKLKGSRTEHNLMAAFAGESQARNRYTFYAGIASKEGHEGIAASFLETAEHEKMHAKRYFGLLEGLDVEIKAGYPSRIGNTLVNLEAAAAGEHEEWTNLYPTFGKIAEEEGFPAPAAMFRRVAEVEVEHEKRYLRLLGHVQNGTLYKREKPIRWKCSKCGRIHEGTEAPERCPTCGHPQGWFTPVEANY, from the coding sequence ATGAAGAAGCTGAAAGGATCGCGAACGGAGCACAACCTGATGGCAGCATTCGCCGGCGAGTCGCAGGCGCGGAACCGGTACACCTTCTACGCGGGAATCGCCTCGAAGGAGGGGCACGAGGGGATCGCCGCCAGCTTCCTCGAGACGGCGGAGCACGAGAAGATGCACGCCAAGCGGTATTTCGGCCTTCTCGAGGGGCTGGACGTGGAGATCAAGGCGGGGTACCCGAGCAGGATCGGGAACACCTTGGTGAACCTCGAGGCCGCCGCCGCCGGAGAACACGAGGAGTGGACGAACCTCTACCCGACGTTCGGGAAGATCGCCGAGGAGGAGGGGTTCCCCGCCCCCGCCGCGATGTTTCGCAGGGTCGCCGAGGTCGAGGTGGAGCACGAGAAGCGGTACCTGCGGCTCCTCGGCCACGTGCAGAACGGCACACTCTACAAGCGGGAGAAGCCGATCCGGTGGAAGTGCTCGAAATGCGGCCGGATCCACGAGGGGACCGAGGCGCCGGAGCGTTGCCCCACCTGCGGACATCCGCAGGGGTGGTTCACCCCCGTCGAGGCGAACTACTAA